The DNA sequence CTTCCCTGAAAAGCATCCGCCCCTTTGCAATCTCCTTCGGGACGGCAATATCGGCTAAAAGATGCTTGCTTTTTTCTGAAAGCCCGCCGAAAAGATCGGTATGATTGAGCAGAAGAAGTATATCCATACATAAAAAATAACATTTATTGATCCACATCAAGGAAATCGGGCTGAAAATCGTGCATATTTATAAAAGAAATAATGGAGTAATGGAGTAATAAGGAGCAAACCATGAAACGACAAATTATTACAATCGATGAAGACAAATGCACCGGCTGTGGCTTATGTATTCCCAATTGTCCCGAGGGGGCTATTCAGCTTATCGACGGCAAGGCGCGGCTGGTGAGTGATATCATGTGCGACGGTCTTGGTGCCTGTCTGGGCCATTGCCCCGAGGGTGCGATTACTATCGAAGAACGGGAGGCTGAGCCCTATGATGAGAAAAAGGTCATGACCAATATTGCAGCTCAGGGTGAAAATACGATAAAGGCCCATCTTAAGCACCTGAAAGAACATAATGAAACTGAATTATACAAACAGGCTGTTGAATATTGTGAAGAAAACAATATCGAACTACCCGACAGGAAGGAGGAAACCATGGCAACACCGCCATTTACCGGATGTCCCGGTTCCCGAACCATGGAATTTGAGCGCAAAAAAGCTGCTGCAGAAGCCCCATCAGCTCCCCGGCAATCACAGCTTACCCACTGGCCGATTCAAATGCATCTGATTTCACCGAATGCGTCGCATTATCAGGGCGCCGACCTTCTTCTGGCCGCGGATTGCACGGCATTTGCTATGGGAGGTTTTCATAACGATTACCTGAAAGGAAAAACCCTGGCGATCGCCTGTCCCAAGCTCGATGAAGGGAAGGATATTTATCTG is a window from the Chitinivibrionales bacterium genome containing:
- a CDS encoding 4Fe-4S dicluster domain-containing protein; its protein translation is MKRQIITIDEDKCTGCGLCIPNCPEGAIQLIDGKARLVSDIMCDGLGACLGHCPEGAITIEEREAEPYDEKKVMTNIAAQGENTIKAHLKHLKEHNETELYKQAVEYCEENNIELPDRKEETMATPPFTGCPGSRTMEFERKKAAAEAPSAPRQSQLTHWPIQMHLISPNASHYQGADLLLAADCTAFAMGGFHNDYLKGKTLAIACPKLDEGKDIYLDKVKALIDNAKINTLTVMIMQVPCCGGLLQLARRAANEAKRKVPVKCIVVGLEGNVLKEEWV